A genomic segment from Leptolyngbya boryana PCC 6306 encodes:
- a CDS encoding ABC1 kinase family protein, whose translation MNGTPTRPAISTEAQIPDALPFIRTENGMITSELALIPNQADMTTLRYDPDLIAAYYRTRTLKVWQRTAGIFLPFLFFATRLWWDRITGQSVAHQEQQAVHLREMLTKLGPAFIKIGQALSTRPDLVPPIYLEELTKLQDQLPPFPNEVAFQFIQEELGKTPDQIYAELSPMPIAAASLGQVYKGKLKTGETVAVKVQRPGLAQSIALDMFILRRLSAWAMKNIKRIRSNLVAIADELATRIFEEMDYTQEGHNAERFEELYGHLPEIYVPKIYWEYTGRRVLTMEWITGTKLTQLEAIREQGIDATHLIDVGVQCSLRQLLEHGFFHADPHPGNLLAMPDGRLAYLDFGMMSQVEPYQRYGLIEAIVHLVNRDFEGLANDYVNLGFLSPTMDLTPIIPAFAEVFNEALGASVAEINIKSITDKLSALMYEYPFQVPAFFALIIRSLVTLEGIAINVDPDFKVLSKAYPYVSKRLLTDPAPELRASLRDLLFKDGSFRWNRLENLLKNAKDNSDYNLDQALDQATEFLFSDRGEFIRVNLVNEIVKSLDSLSQAAWQNLTYGFRERVGLAVERPALAPENQATLDHLKKVWEILRQSRGFDQTKMLALIPRLLTKPETQKMGQQIVGDFTQRMAARLIREVLLKDERAAVRAMN comes from the coding sequence ATGAATGGAACTCCCACACGCCCCGCAATCTCTACTGAAGCTCAGATCCCGGATGCTCTGCCGTTTATTCGGACAGAGAACGGCATGATTACGTCAGAACTCGCGCTGATCCCAAATCAGGCGGATATGACAACTTTGCGATATGACCCAGATTTAATCGCAGCCTATTACCGAACTCGCACGCTCAAGGTTTGGCAACGGACGGCTGGAATTTTCTTGCCATTTTTATTTTTTGCGACTCGGTTATGGTGGGATCGCATCACGGGCCAAAGTGTGGCACATCAGGAACAACAGGCAGTACATCTGCGAGAGATGTTGACCAAACTGGGTCCTGCCTTTATCAAAATCGGTCAAGCGCTTTCGACACGACCCGATCTGGTGCCCCCGATTTATTTAGAAGAATTAACAAAGCTTCAGGATCAGTTGCCGCCATTTCCGAATGAAGTCGCCTTTCAATTTATTCAAGAAGAATTAGGCAAAACTCCTGATCAGATTTATGCAGAACTTAGCCCGATGCCGATCGCGGCTGCGTCTTTGGGTCAGGTTTACAAAGGCAAGCTGAAAACGGGAGAAACGGTTGCAGTCAAGGTTCAGCGTCCCGGTTTGGCGCAAAGTATTGCCTTGGATATGTTTATCCTGCGCCGCTTGTCAGCATGGGCGATGAAGAATATTAAGCGCATACGGAGTAATTTAGTCGCGATCGCTGATGAGCTAGCGACCCGCATCTTCGAGGAGATGGACTACACCCAAGAAGGTCACAACGCTGAACGGTTTGAAGAACTTTACGGACATCTGCCTGAAATCTATGTGCCTAAGATCTATTGGGAGTACACCGGGCGGCGCGTACTCACGATGGAGTGGATCACAGGGACAAAATTGACTCAGCTAGAAGCGATTCGTGAACAAGGAATCGATGCAACGCACCTCATCGATGTTGGGGTGCAATGTTCACTCAGACAGCTTCTAGAGCACGGATTCTTTCACGCTGATCCTCATCCAGGGAATTTGCTAGCGATGCCGGATGGACGCTTAGCTTATCTGGATTTCGGCATGATGAGCCAGGTAGAACCCTATCAGCGATATGGATTAATTGAAGCGATCGTGCATTTAGTCAATCGCGATTTTGAAGGGTTAGCCAACGATTACGTCAATCTGGGATTTCTATCGCCCACGATGGATCTCACTCCGATCATTCCAGCATTTGCAGAAGTGTTTAACGAAGCATTAGGCGCTTCCGTTGCTGAAATTAATATCAAGAGTATTACGGATAAGTTATCGGCATTGATGTACGAATATCCGTTTCAAGTGCCTGCCTTCTTTGCCTTGATTATTCGATCGCTGGTCACTCTAGAAGGGATTGCCATCAACGTTGATCCCGACTTCAAGGTACTGAGTAAGGCTTATCCTTACGTTTCTAAACGATTGCTTACCGATCCGGCTCCAGAATTACGAGCATCTTTGCGCGATTTGCTGTTCAAAGATGGCAGCTTCCGCTGGAATCGCTTAGAGAATTTGCTGAAAAACGCCAAAGACAATTCTGATTACAACTTGGATCAGGCATTGGATCAAGCGACGGAATTTTTGTTTAGCGATCGTGGTGAATTTATCCGCGTCAATTTAGTCAATGAAATCGTCAAGAGTTTAGATTCGCTGTCTCAAGCGGCTTGGCAGAATTTGACGTATGGTTTCCGGGAGCGAGTTGGCTTAGCCGTAGAACGTCCTGCTTTAGCGCCTGAGAATCAAGCCACTTTAGACCACCTCAAAAAAGTCTGGGAAATTTTGAGACAGAGCCGTGGTTTTGATCAAACTAAGATGCTGGCTTTGATTCCGCGCTTGTTAACAAAACCGGAAACTCAGAAAATGGGGCAGCAAATTGTCGGAGATTTCACGCAGCGCATGGCAGCTCGATTGATTCGAGAAGTTTTGCTCAAAGATGAAAGAGCCGCTGTTCGAGCCATGAATTAA